The genomic region GCCTGTTACAACGGGTATTTCTGTCTCTTCAGCTATTACCTGTGTGCCTGCACCGCAGGCAAGGGAAACAATGACATCTGTTTCCTTAAATTCAAGCTTTCGTACCTTTTCTATCAAACAGGTACCACCTATTGTTAAGACTTCAACTATCTCCTTGCCGTTGTTTTCAAGGAATTGGGCGACTTCTTTGGCTTCTTTTAAGCCGCCCTGCATACATCTTCCTGAGCCTATTTCACACCCTATGACTGTTACTCGTTTAAAGGGGGATATCGTTTTAAGGATTTCATTGAAAGGTTTAAGTTCAACAACTACCATCTACACTGTCCTCACGGTTTGAAATGTTCAATGTGGGCGGTTGATTTTAACTTTTCAATGAGAGATTTAAGAGCTTTTTCATACTTTTTCTTCATGAGCTCTTCCCTTACCTTTTCCGTGTCACAGGGTTGCTGTTTTTCAGACTTTACGTAGATTACATAGATCTTTCCGTCGATTGTGACGGTTTCGGGAGTTCCTATCTGTGAATTCCAGACAATTTCGTCTATTGGTTTTACAAGGTTTCCTTTCTTTACGTTTCCAATAAAACCACTTTTACAATGGTTCTCAGGTGTGCATATCTCTGTTGCATTTTCAAAGGAAAGTCCTTCTTTTAAAGACGATTCAATTTCTTTTGCTATAGTTGCGTTATCTGTCACTGCGTAGTAAACCTCTCTTGCCCTTGAACCTTCTGCCTCACAGACCTTCTCTATATCCCGGTCGGAGATTTTTACGTTTCTCTTTACTTTTAGAGCTATTAGCTTCTGTATAAGGAGTTGCTCTCTGAGTTTTTTCTTCAGATCTTCCCAGGTGATTCCCTCCTTTTCTACGGCACGTTTAAAGTTCTCTATGGTGTCATAACCATTTGCTTTTGCGAGGTTTTCAAGTGCCGTTTCAAGTGTTTTGTCGTCTATCGATATTCTTTCTCTTTTTGCTTCCGATAGGAGGAGGGCTTTGTCAATTAGCTGCTCAACTGCAGCCTTTTCACTTACTTTATTTTCTATCTGGTATTTCTTAATTTCACTGTGAAGGATGGGAATGCCATTAACGGTTATCTCTACATAGTCCAAAATCCTGGCTTTGGTGGTGGTGGTTACTATTGTAAAAATCAGGAAGAGAGGGACAAGCCACTTCATTTCCCTTCTCCTACTATTTCAACTTTATGATTTTTCTTTATAGAGTTTATGTATTCTTCAACCGCCTGTTGCTGCTTCTGTTTTATAAGTTGAGCTTTTAAAAAGGCTTTTATCTGATCAAAAGGTACAGGTTTTCCGTCAAGTCCTTTGAGTTCATTCTTGTGCTTTTCATAGAATGCCTTTAGTTCTTTGTCCGTAACCTTGATTTTATCTGCTGGAATTTTTTTGTTAAGAAGCGCTGTTGCAAGAATTTGTTTGATGGCATCGTCAATCTGTTTTTTTACTTTAGGGTCTTTATCTATGCCTTCCTTTTTTGCTTCCTGGACAAGGATTTCCTGGTCAACTAAGAACTTGATAAGTTCTTTTCTTATTTTGGGATCGTTTTTGTCGTACTGAGCAGGTAAGGTTTTGAGAAGATCATTAAGATCCTGCTGTGTGATCTCTACATTATCTACCTTTGCAATGATTTTAGATTTTGCCATTACAGGTGATGCTGCAACTGTTATAATGGTTAGAGCGGTTAAGAGCTTCTTCATCATATCCTCCAATTTAAAGTTGTTTAACTAAAAGTATTAATTTTTTCCTTGAGGTCAATTGCAATCTCGGAGCAGAAAGCATAACTTTACCTCTCGTAATTTTGTTATCATACCACACGACCGTTTATTTAACCTTATTACAGATGGGTTTAGTTATGAAGCGTTACGTTAATTTGAGAGAAATTACGGTTAAAGAGCCGTTAAAGGTTGATACAGAGTTTAGTGAAAGTGTTCTTGACCTTCCTGAGGATGAAGTTGTAAGGTCAACGCCGTTTTCTCTTCACGTTGAGATATATAAGAGAGCCATAGGTTATAATGTGAGGGGTCACATTAAAGGTAGCGTGACGTTAAGGTGTAGTCGTTGCGATGAGGAGTATCAGGAACAGATAGATAAAGATTTCTCTTTTAATCTTCTGCCCACTTCCGAGATAACGGAAGGGCAGATAAAACGCGGTGAGCTTGATGTTAAATTTTCTGATGAAGATGTTATTGACCTTTCTGAAGTTGTTAGAGAGCAGATTTTTCTTAATTTGCCGGTTAAACCTCTCTGTAGTGAAACGTGTGAGGTGGAAGGTTATAGAGAGTGGAATAGTGAGGAGAAAGATACACGCTGGGATAAGCTGAAAGAGCTGAAAGAAAAACTTGATAGAAAGGAGAAGTGAGATGGCAGTTCCAAAGAGAAGAGTATCAAGTACAAGAAGAGATAAAAGGAGAACACACTGGAAGGCTGCAAAACCCGCAATTTCTGTGTGTCCCAACTGCTACCAGCCAAAGCTCCCTCATAGGGTTTGTAAGTATTGTGGCTACTACAACGGTAAGCAGGTAATTGAGGTAGAAGAGTAATATGAGAGTTATCCTTGACGCCATGGGGGGCGATAAAGCCCCCTATGTTCCCGTTTTGGGAGCCGTTCAGGCGGTAAAGGAGTTTGGTTATAGGGTTATTCTTGTTGGAAGGGAAGAGGTTGTAAAAAAGGAGCTTGATAAGTATTCCTTTCCTGCGTCTTCCATAGAAATTGTTAATGCGGAAGATATGGTGACCATGGAAGACCAGCCTTCTGAGGTTTTAAAGAAGAAGAGGAACTCTTCCCTTCATGTGGGAACAAAGCTTTTAAAGAGCGGTGAAGGTGATGTTTTTGTTAGTGCCGGTAACACCGGCGCGGTTATGGCTGTCTCCCTTTTTACTCTTGGCAGGATAAAAGGAATAGACAGGCCTGCTATCTCTGCTATTTTGCCCAATCTGAAAAGTCAGACATTTCTCCTTGACGTTGGAGCTAATGTTGACTGTAAACCTGTTCACCTTTTTCAGTTTGCAATAATGGGTGAAGCGTATGCAAGGTACGTTTTGAAAGAGGAAAATCCGAGGATTGGACTTTTAAGTATAGGTGAAGAGGATACAAAAGGTAACGAGCTTACCAAGGAAACGTTTAAACTTCTTGCAATGGCAAGGGAAAGGGGTCTCAATTTTGTTGGAAATGCAGAAGGAAGAGATATTTACAACGGGAATTTTGACGTTATTGTTTGTGATGGTTTTGTAGGCAATGTCTGTCTTAAATTAAGTGAAAGTGTTGCAAAGATTCTTGCAAAAATATTGAAAGAAGAGATAGAGAAGCATTTTATTTCAAGACTTGGTGCAATAACACTGATTCCTGCCATAAAAGGTTTTAAAAAACGTATTGACTATGCAGAATGGGGTGGAGCACCTCTTCTTGGCCTTAAAAAGCCTGTTATAATAGCTCATGGCAGTTCAAATGCAAAAGCGATAAAAAATGCTCTCCGTGTAGGTGTTGAATTTGCTGAAACAAAAGTTGTTGAGCATATAGAAGAAAACATGGGAAAGTACGGGAAGATAGATGGGAATTAAAATCGTTTCTACAGGTTCTTACGTTCCGGATAGGGTGCTTACGAATTTTGACCTTGAAAAAATGGTTGAAACTTCCGATGAGTGGATAACAACAAGGACAGGTATTAAAGAGAGGCGTATTGCCGAAAGAGAAACAACGTCTGAAATGGCAACGAAGGCGGTTTTAAATGCTCTTTCTGGTAGTTCAGCAGATGATGTTGAGCTTTTTCTGACAGCTACTGCCACCCCGGATATGTTTTTCCCATCCACCGCCTGTATGGTTCAGGCAAATCTTAAAAATAAAAAAGCTCTTGCTTTTGATATATCAGCAGCCTGTACCGGTTTTATATACGGTCTTTACATTGCAGATTCTATTATGCGTTCTAAAGGTATTAAAAAAGGTGTCGTTATTGGCGCTGAAAGATTCTCAAAGATTTTAAACTGGGAAGACAGAACAACATGCATACTTTTTGGTGATGGTGCTGGAGCAGTTGTTCTTGAGGAGTCTGAAGAAGAAGGAATCCTTGGTTTTGATATAGGTGCTGATGGTTCTTATGGTGATCTTCTTTATGTTGAGAGTGTCGGTTCAAACAGCGAGCCACCCCACTACCTCTATATGAAAGGGAATGAGGTTTTTAAAGTTGCGGTGAGAACGATGACCGATTCTGCCAAAAGGGTTCTTGAAAAGACAGGTATTTCTGCCGATGAGATAAACCTCTTGGTTCCTCACCAGGCGAACATCAGGATTATAGATGCCGTAGCTAAAAGGCTTGGAATTAAAGATGATAAAATATTCGTAAATCTTAATCGTTATGGAAATACAAGTGCAGCTTCCATTCCGATAGCCCTTGATGAGGCTGTTAGAGAAGGGAAGGTTGAGAAAGGAGATCTGGTCTTAATGGTTGCGTTTGGTGGTGGATTTACGTGGGGTTCCTGCATAGTTAGACTTTAGGAGGGCGGCATGATAAGAACACAGATATGTGAACTGTTAGGTATTGAATATCCGGTTCTTCAAGGTGGAATGGCGTGGATAGCTGATGGTGAGTTGGCAGCGGCCGTTTCAAACGCCGGTGGTCTTGGAATTATAGCCGGTGGTAACAGAACTGCTGATGAGTTGAGGCAGGAAATAAGAAAGTGTAAAGATTTAACAGATAAGCCTTTTGGCGTTAACATAATGTTAATGATGCCTAATGCTGAAGAGATCATTCAGGTTTGCCTTGACGAAGAGGTGCCTGTTGTTACAACAGGTGCGGGAAATCCTGGAAAGTATATTCCTGCTTTTAAAGAAAAGGGAATAAAGGTTATACCTGTTGTTGCAAGTGATGCTCTTGCAAAGAGAATGGAAAGGATAGGATGTGATGCTGTTATAGCAGAAGGTATGGAGGCTGGAGGTCACATAGGTAAGCTTACGACGATGGTTCTTATTCCGGCCATTGTAAGGGCCGTTTCAATACCTGTTATTGCAGCGGGTGGTATAGCCCTTGGAGAACAGGCGGCAGCTGCTTTTGCACTTGGTGCTGAAGGTATTCAGATGGGAACACGGTTTCTTGCTGCCAAGGAGTGTAATGTTCATCCTAAGTATAAGGAAAAAATTCTTAAGGCAAGATTTAATCAGGTTACCGTAACAGGCCTTACAACTGGGCATCCAGTTAGGCTTATAGAAAATAAGCTGACAAAGAAATTTGAAGAGCTTGAGTTTTCCGGTGCACCCAAAGAGCAGCTTGAGGAACTTGGAAGGGGAAGGCTCAGGCTTGCGGCGGAACAGGGAGATATAGAGTGGGGTTCCGTTATGGCAGGTCAGGTTGTTGGCTATGTTAATAAAGAAGAGACTGTTGAAGAGATAATAAAAGATGTTATGGAAGGTGCTGAGAAAACGTTAAAGGTTCTCTGTGATAGATTTGGAAAGTAATTTTCAGTTTAAAGTGGAAGGGTGTTTGCCTTCCCCTCTGATATAATCAACTCAAACCTTTGAAAGGGAAATGCCATGAAAGTTTATGAAGGAAATCTTGACGCAGAAGGTTTAAAGTTTGCCATCGTTGTTAGCAGGTTTAACGCTTTTATAACAGATAGACTTTTAGAGGGAGCTATTGATTGTATAGTTAGGCACGGTGGGAGCGAAGATAACATTGATATTTATAAAGTTCCTGGTGCTTTTGAGCTGCCCCTTGCCGTTAAAAAGGTTGGTAAGAGAGATTACGATGCCGTTATTGCCCTTGGTGCCGTTATCAGGGGAGAGACGCCTCACTTTGACTATGTAGCGGCAGAGGTCAGCAAGGGAATAGCGAATGTTTCCCTTTCTCTCGAAAAACCGGTAGCCTTTGGGGTATTGACAACTGACACAGTTGAGCAGGCAATAGACAGAGCTGGAACAAAGGCAGGGAATAAAGGCTGGGAAGCTGCCCTTTCAGCGATAGAGATAGTCAATCTATTTAAGTAAATGGGGATTAATAATGCCGCTTTCAAATAAAGATAAAAGACGGGCAAGGGAGCATGCAGTTTTGATGCTTTATCAGTACGATATTGGAAATTTTGAGCCTGAAGAGGTGAAATCTATTTACAGAGAAGAGGTTGAAGGGGAATCTTCAGAGGTAATTTCTCTATCTGAAAAGCTTTTTGATACTGCTGTATCTCATCAGGAAGAGGTTGATGCTGTTATTTCAAAATTCCTTAAGAAAGGGTGGACTTTAGATAGACTTCTTCCTGTTGATAGAGCTATTTTGCGTCTTGCAACGACAGAGATACTTAACGGTTCTCTCTCTCCTGTTCCGGCCATTATCAACGATGCTGTTGAGATAGCTAAAGAGTATGGTGAAGATGAAAAATCACCAAAGTTTGTGAATGCCATTCTTGACAGGATTGCAAAGGAAAGATGAAAATAGGGCTTCTTGCTGGAAGTGGAAATCTGCCTCTTGAATTTTTAAAAAGCACTTCACAAAAGGGAAATGAGACTGTTCTCTTTGCAATTAGAGGGATAACAGATAACAAAGTTTACAGTTTTGCTGATAAAGTTTATGAAATAGAACCTTTTAAACTTGGCAAATTTTTGTCGTTTGTTAAAAAAGAGCGTCCCGATAAGATGGCGATTCTTGGCAAGGTTGAACATTCTGAAGCTTTATCTTTAAAAAATCTTGACATTAAAGCTGTCACTTTCCTTTTTTCCCTTAAGGATAAAAGGGCTGAAGCGATAATAGGCGGTATTATAAAGGAGATAGAAAAGTTAGGTGTTGAGGTCATTGATCCAACGCCTTTTCTTTCACACCTTCTTCCTGAAAGAGGTATTCTTACCGGAAAGGTTAACAGAGATCTTGAGAAAGATGTGGAGTTTGGATTTAGAATTGCAAAAGAGATAGCTTCTCTTGATGTAGGACAGACTGTTGTTGTAAAGAATGGAGTTGTTATTGCCGTTGAAGGAATAGAGGGTACCGATAAATGTATTGAAAGGGCTGCCGAACTTGCAGGAAAAGGTTTTGTCGTTTGTAAGGCGGCAAGGAAGGGTCAAGATATGAGAATTGATGTTCCAACGATTGGCGTAAATACCATTGAAAAGATTGGTTCTCTTGGCGGTCGTGCCCTCTGTGTTGAGGCGGGAAAAACCTTTATTCTTGATAGAAACGAACTTATAAGGAAGGCCAGGAAGTTTGGTGTTACCGTTATCGCTGTCTAACAGGTTTTAGTGTTTCAAGATCAAAGATCATGTTATCCCAGGCAGCTACTGTTTCAATACCTGTTTCATCTGTTAACCTCCGGGCGATTTCCCAGGGTTTTGCATAAACCATCGTTCTTCCAAAGTGGGTCATTATGGCAATGTCCGGTTTGATTCCTTCAATCAGCCTTTTTGCGTCAATGGTGGAAAGATGTGGAATGTTCGGTTTTGGGTCTTTCAAAGTTACGTTCATTATGAGAACCTTAACTTTTGAGTAGGCTTCAATGAGTTTTTCGAAGAACTTTGTGTCTGCAATGTAACCTAAAGATATCGTTTCAGTGCTATTTTTTATTACAATTCCGTAGGTTTCAACGCCGTGAACGTGCTTTATGGGGAATGAGACTTTTGCGTTACCTATCGCCCTTGAAAAACCTTCTTTTATAGTAACCGTTTCTTGAAGGTTGCTTCTTGTGAATTTAAGAACCACAGGGTCTTCGGAAATGGCGTCTTCGGGGCAGAGAAGAATACCTTTCTTCCTCTTTCCACCTAACGTTATCGTTTCAATAACGTGGTTAACATCGGCACAGTGGTCAAGGTGCCTGTGGGAAACAATTATCGCAGATAGCCAGTGAGGGTTTAAACCTTTTTTGTGAGTATAGATGAATGCGCCGGGTCCAGGGTCTATGTGAAAGTTTGTCCCGTCAATGTTAATCCACATTCCGCCGGCCTGTCTTATCAATCCAAAAGCGGCGTAGCGGGCGCCGGCCGTTCCTAAAAATACTATTTTGTTCTTTACCGTTTCTTCTGTAAGTTTCAACCTTTTCTTCCCATCTTTTCAAGCAGTTTTTGCTTTACAAACGGCGTTACAAACTGCTCTACATCGCCACCGTAGAATGCCAGTTCTCTTACAACGGAGGAAGAAAGGTACGCGTAATCATCGGATGGCATGAGGAAGACAGTTTCTATTTCTGGATAGAGCTTTCTGTTTATTGATGCCATAGTAAATTCGTGGTCCATGTCAGAGATAATTCTGATCCCTCTTATTATTGCTACGGCGTTTTCCTGTTTTGCAAACTCAACCAGGAGAGAGTTAAACGTCTTTACTTTTACTCTTCCGTTTATTCCTGTCTCTTTGAGGCTCTCTATGAACATTTCTTTTCTCTCTTCAATGGAAAAGAGGGGCTTTTTCCTCGGGTTTTCCGCTATACCTATTACTAATTCAGGAAATATCTCAAGTCCTCTCTTGACAATGTCAAGGTGTCCAAGCGTTACAGGATCAAAAGTTCCGGGATAGATTGCCTTTCGTATCATTTTATTCCTCTATGACAAGATTTTCACCTGTCATCTCTTCAGGTTTTTCTTCGCCAAGAAGTGCGAGAACTGTGGGTGCTATGTCGGCAAGTATGCCGGCAATTTTAACACCGCCAAAGTTTTCAGGTATCTCAACTTCTTTGCTTTTTCTTCTGCCTATTTTGTAAGTTTTACAGGTGTTTCTTACAACTATGAACGGAACCGGATTGGTCGTGTGAGCGGTCTGTGGCTGTCCTGTTTCTCTGTTAATCATTTGTTCAACGTTTCCATGGTCGGCAGTTATTATGCAGGCTCCGCCCCTGGCAAGGACGGCTTTTACCACCTTTGACAGGCACATATCAACCGTTTCAACTGCCTTTATGGCTGCTTCCATTATTCCTGTGTGGCCAACCATGTCGGGATTTGCAAAGTTAAGGACTAAAAGCTTGTAATCGTTGTTTTCCAGTTTTTCTATAAATTTCTCCGTTACTTCAAATGCACTCATTTCCGGCTTAAGGTCATAAGTTGCAACCTTTGGTGATGGAATGAGAACTCTGTCTTCGCCAGGGAACGGTTCCTCCCTTCCACCGTTGAAGAAGTAGGTTACGTGGGCGTACTTTTCGGTTTCCGCTATTCTCAGCTGTTTGTATCCTCTCTTTGAGATAACTTCACCGAGAACGTTTGTGAGCTTTTGGGGAGGAAATGCAACGTCAAACGGGAAGCTTTTCTCATAAAGTGTCATTGTTCCTATCAGTGGTTTTACAACCTTTTTCCTGTTAAATCCGTCAAAGTTATCAAATCCAAGAGCTGATACTATCTGTCTCATTCTGTCTGCGCGGAAGTTGAAGAAGAATACAGAATCCCCGTCCTTTATCGTTCCATTTTCGTCAAGGACAAAAGGTATGACGAATTCATCATTTTCACCGTTTTCGTAGGCTTCATGGAGTGCTTCAATCGGGTCGTTTGCCCTTTTCCCTTCGCCTAACACCATTGCGTTGTAGGCTTTTTCTGTTCTTTCCCACCTTTTGTCTCTGTCCATGTAGTAGTATCTGCCACCTAAAGTTGCTATTTT from Desulfurobacterium sp. TC5-1 harbors:
- the lpxI gene encoding UDP-2,3-diacylglucosamine diphosphatase LpxI (LpxI, functionally equivalent to LpxH, replaces it in LPS biosynthesis in a minority of bacteria.) — translated: MKIGLLAGSGNLPLEFLKSTSQKGNETVLFAIRGITDNKVYSFADKVYEIEPFKLGKFLSFVKKERPDKMAILGKVEHSEALSLKNLDIKAVTFLFSLKDKRAEAIIGGIIKEIEKLGVEVIDPTPFLSHLLPERGILTGKVNRDLEKDVEFGFRIAKEIASLDVGQTVVVKNGVVIAVEGIEGTDKCIERAAELAGKGFVVCKAARKGQDMRIDVPTIGVNTIEKIGSLGGRALCVEAGKTFILDRNELIRKARKFGVTVIAV
- a CDS encoding DUF177 domain-containing protein; this encodes MKRYVNLREITVKEPLKVDTEFSESVLDLPEDEVVRSTPFSLHVEIYKRAIGYNVRGHIKGSVTLRCSRCDEEYQEQIDKDFSFNLLPTSEITEGQIKRGELDVKFSDEDVIDLSEVVREQIFLNLPVKPLCSETCEVEGYREWNSEEKDTRWDKLKELKEKLDRKEK
- the gpmI gene encoding 2,3-bisphosphoglycerate-independent phosphoglycerate mutase, which produces MKEKFIALIILDGFGYSPEKEGNAIAQANTPFWDYLWSTYPKALLMASGEAVGLPDGQMGNSEVGHMNIGAGRIVYQDIVRITKAIRDKSFFENKTLKNLMENAKGKRLHLVGLLSDGGVHSHIKHLFALLEMAKREGVKDVYIHAILDGRDTPPRSAEKYLKELTEKMKELGIGKIATLGGRYYYMDRDKRWERTEKAYNAMVLGEGKRANDPIEALHEAYENGENDEFVIPFVLDENGTIKDGDSVFFFNFRADRMRQIVSALGFDNFDGFNRKKVVKPLIGTMTLYEKSFPFDVAFPPQKLTNVLGEVISKRGYKQLRIAETEKYAHVTYFFNGGREEPFPGEDRVLIPSPKVATYDLKPEMSAFEVTEKFIEKLENNDYKLLVLNFANPDMVGHTGIMEAAIKAVETVDMCLSKVVKAVLARGGACIITADHGNVEQMINRETGQPQTAHTTNPVPFIVVRNTCKTYKIGRRKSKEVEIPENFGGVKIAGILADIAPTVLALLGEEKPEEMTGENLVIEE
- the nusB gene encoding transcription antitermination factor NusB, with product MPLSNKDKRRAREHAVLMLYQYDIGNFEPEEVKSIYREEVEGESSEVISLSEKLFDTAVSHQEEVDAVISKFLKKGWTLDRLLPVDRAILRLATTEILNGSLSPVPAIINDAVEIAKEYGEDEKSPKFVNAILDRIAKER
- the ribE gene encoding 6,7-dimethyl-8-ribityllumazine synthase, translating into MKVYEGNLDAEGLKFAIVVSRFNAFITDRLLEGAIDCIVRHGGSEDNIDIYKVPGAFELPLAVKKVGKRDYDAVIALGAVIRGETPHFDYVAAEVSKGIANVSLSLEKPVAFGVLTTDTVEQAIDRAGTKAGNKGWEAALSAIEIVNLFK
- a CDS encoding methylenetetrahydrofolate reductase C-terminal domain-containing protein; translation: MVVVELKPFNEILKTISPFKRVTVIGCEIGSGRCMQGGLKEAKEVAQFLENNGKEIVEVLTIGGTCLIEKVRKLEFKETDVIVSLACGAGTQVIAEETEIPVVTGVSTLFIGADCHKEWFYEYCIACGDCIISETAGICPITRCPKSLKNGPCGGAINGMCEVNNDTECVWFTIDRKLRSSGKTFKIENLSFRDFSKSNHPRRFENEL
- a CDS encoding MBL fold metallo-hydrolase, with translation MKLTEETVKNKIVFLGTAGARYAAFGLIRQAGGMWINIDGTNFHIDPGPGAFIYTHKKGLNPHWLSAIIVSHRHLDHCADVNHVIETITLGGKRKKGILLCPEDAISEDPVVLKFTRSNLQETVTIKEGFSRAIGNAKVSFPIKHVHGVETYGIVIKNSTETISLGYIADTKFFEKLIEAYSKVKVLIMNVTLKDPKPNIPHLSTIDAKRLIEGIKPDIAIMTHFGRTMVYAKPWEIARRLTDETGIETVAAWDNMIFDLETLKPVRQR
- a CDS encoding SurA N-terminal domain-containing protein codes for the protein MKWLVPLFLIFTIVTTTTKARILDYVEITVNGIPILHSEIKKYQIENKVSEKAAVEQLIDKALLLSEAKRERISIDDKTLETALENLAKANGYDTIENFKRAVEKEGITWEDLKKKLREQLLIQKLIALKVKRNVKISDRDIEKVCEAEGSRAREVYYAVTDNATIAKEIESSLKEGLSFENATEICTPENHCKSGFIGNVKKGNLVKPIDEIVWNSQIGTPETVTIDGKIYVIYVKSEKQQPCDTEKVREELMKKKYEKALKSLIEKLKSTAHIEHFKP
- a CDS encoding beta-ketoacyl-ACP synthase III, which translates into the protein MGIKIVSTGSYVPDRVLTNFDLEKMVETSDEWITTRTGIKERRIAERETTSEMATKAVLNALSGSSADDVELFLTATATPDMFFPSTACMVQANLKNKKALAFDISAACTGFIYGLYIADSIMRSKGIKKGVVIGAERFSKILNWEDRTTCILFGDGAGAVVLEESEEEGILGFDIGADGSYGDLLYVESVGSNSEPPHYLYMKGNEVFKVAVRTMTDSAKRVLEKTGISADEINLLVPHQANIRIIDAVAKRLGIKDDKIFVNLNRYGNTSAASIPIALDEAVREGKVEKGDLVLMVAFGGGFTWGSCIVRL
- a CDS encoding SurA N-terminal domain-containing protein, whose translation is MKKLLTALTIITVAASPVMAKSKIIAKVDNVEITQQDLNDLLKTLPAQYDKNDPKIRKELIKFLVDQEILVQEAKKEGIDKDPKVKKQIDDAIKQILATALLNKKIPADKIKVTDKELKAFYEKHKNELKGLDGKPVPFDQIKAFLKAQLIKQKQQQAVEEYINSIKKNHKVEIVGEGK
- the rpmF gene encoding 50S ribosomal protein L32; its protein translation is MAVPKRRVSSTRRDKRRTHWKAAKPAISVCPNCYQPKLPHRVCKYCGYYNGKQVIEVEE
- the fabK gene encoding enoyl-[acyl-carrier-protein] reductase FabK → MIRTQICELLGIEYPVLQGGMAWIADGELAAAVSNAGGLGIIAGGNRTADELRQEIRKCKDLTDKPFGVNIMLMMPNAEEIIQVCLDEEVPVVTTGAGNPGKYIPAFKEKGIKVIPVVASDALAKRMERIGCDAVIAEGMEAGGHIGKLTTMVLIPAIVRAVSIPVIAAGGIALGEQAAAAFALGAEGIQMGTRFLAAKECNVHPKYKEKILKARFNQVTVTGLTTGHPVRLIENKLTKKFEELEFSGAPKEQLEELGRGRLRLAAEQGDIEWGSVMAGQVVGYVNKEETVEEIIKDVMEGAEKTLKVLCDRFGK
- the plsX gene encoding phosphate acyltransferase PlsX; the encoded protein is MRVILDAMGGDKAPYVPVLGAVQAVKEFGYRVILVGREEVVKKELDKYSFPASSIEIVNAEDMVTMEDQPSEVLKKKRNSSLHVGTKLLKSGEGDVFVSAGNTGAVMAVSLFTLGRIKGIDRPAISAILPNLKSQTFLLDVGANVDCKPVHLFQFAIMGEAYARYVLKEENPRIGLLSIGEEDTKGNELTKETFKLLAMARERGLNFVGNAEGRDIYNGNFDVIVCDGFVGNVCLKLSESVAKILAKILKEEIEKHFISRLGAITLIPAIKGFKKRIDYAEWGGAPLLGLKKPVIIAHGSSNAKAIKNALRVGVEFAETKVVEHIEENMGKYGKIDGN
- the coaD gene encoding pantetheine-phosphate adenylyltransferase, translating into MIRKAIYPGTFDPVTLGHLDIVKRGLEIFPELVIGIAENPRKKPLFSIEERKEMFIESLKETGINGRVKVKTFNSLLVEFAKQENAVAIIRGIRIISDMDHEFTMASINRKLYPEIETVFLMPSDDYAYLSSSVVRELAFYGGDVEQFVTPFVKQKLLEKMGRKG